TTCAATGATCCAGCTTCCATTCATCTCTCGAATAAAAAGCAAGTCACATGTTTGACCTGTGCTGCAACATCCAGTGTGATCATAGTCCGCTGTCATTAAAgcacaataagaaaaaaacaactgaacgCGGCCTCTACTTGACCCCCCACTCTGACCTATGTGGTCAAAAGCATACCCATATGTGTGAGTGACAAGTTCAAACGTAGGCACATATTCACATTTCCACAAGTTCAATCCCAACATTTCAGGTATGTCCATGAAATCCATGCCGAATACTTACTGGCACAGTCTGATTTGCTCCAAATGTCTTTCAGGTTGCTGTAGAGCAAATAAACCAGCATCAGCCGATCACTGCGCAGAAGGCTTTCCCTGCAGCTCGCATTGCCAGGAGACATCTGAGGACACACAGGCACACTTTATAATGAACAGTGAGGAAGAACCATTGGATTTAatcaccaacaaaaaaaaaatagcattaaGTTAATCATGTTGAATTTACGTTTTTCGGGATCATCACGAATTTCCGGACCTGAGTGACTTAAAAAACCCTGCTTAGCTCAGTATCTTGgtagagaagtaaaaaaaaaacgaatcaaatgtttaaaaagacgGTAAAACTTgctaaatgttgcttttaataaaatgtattcatcatttattcatgCCAGGGACCCTTTACATTTTGTGTTGGCTGATCAGTGCCGTTTAGGCCTAAAGAGTTTTGAGTATATTTTAATATTCCAAATAACTGTTTCTATGATAATAGGGacaaaaatatatcatattGTCATGGAATGTAACTAATTACATTTCCTCAACTCCTGTATTTGGGTACAGTTTTAGGTATATGCTCTTCCaagaaatattgtattatttactcAAATTCTTTTGTTTTGgactttattactttttaaaacatgatatGCTTATATGATATGAAGCAGTGGCAGTACTTAACTACTTTATTGTCCAGAAGTACACAAAGTATCACGTATTTGTTACAAAAACAACTCAATACTGTAATAATCTATAATAAGGTtggagaagtattcagatcttgtacttaagtaaaagtagaagtacccgAGTGTAGGAATAACtaaagtgaaagtcctgcattcaaaatcctCAAGTGAacgtagaaaaacaacagcctaaaaatgtacttaaagtaccagaAGAAAACTCATTATGCCGGTTGGCCCATTTCAGGATAAtacatattatatgttttgtttactgatttgtttatcaaagctggtaatggtgcagctagttttaatgacttttcaTACTGCATGgaagcttgtgaatttactccaggtgtaactaggatcttatttaagtgttgattatattccCATTATTAAtcacactatttacctctgaattgtagtggggaagaagtacaaagtaccaacaaatgaaatactgaagtaaagtacaagttccTCAAAAATGACTTACAGTACAGCACTTGAGTGACTCTATATTTTTCATTAGTGAATGAATTGTATTCCATGCTCAGATAAAGTGTGTTCCTCAGTTTGCTATTGATAGCAAGTCAAGCAGATGAATTGGTGTTTCCTCTAATTTGACACCACCAGTCAGACACATCACAAGACTCGtgactcaacacacacacacacacacacacacacacacacacacacacacacacacacacacacacacacacacacacacacacacacacacacacacacacacacacacacacacacacacacacacacacacacggcctgCTTCCCTCTTTGTGCTGGCAGACAGTTTACTGCTAACTAAAAAGACTTTGTGTCTGAGCACACACCTGGTCTGATGAGATGTTCAGGTAGATCTCCGTGAGGCTGCCATAGCTGGAGAAACAGTTCTGGCAGACTTTAACAGGCCGGGCTGAGTTCACGGAGCAGTTCACATAGGACACATACCGCTGCCCGAAGATGTGCAGCAGATCGTTGCAGTATACAGAGATCTCCTCATCTTCAGGGAATGAGGACAGCAGATTCAGGGAGAAAGGAGAGTCCACGTCGGGCTTCTTAAACACAGGCGAGTTCaccaaaacaacagcagcagcagcaggattcAAAGACGAgctttgtgtcagtgtgtccgCTGAATCCGAAGCAGTAACGTTCACAGCATCGCCAGAAACGAGAGCGTAACTAATAAGTactaaaaaaagcaaaaaggaaCTGTTTTTGCGAACAGACATGATGGAAAACGAGGATTAAAGCATCTGTTCCTCTTCTTGCTCTACACAACACCCATGATTTCCTGGTTTTCACCCAACGTGATCATGTGACTACCTGTAGTCTCGCGAGAGTACATCACGGATTCAGATCACCACTGTAACTTCTCGTCATAAACCCTTCATATAAATGAATTAGCTATCAAACGTTAAGCGAGTGACACTATAAAatcatatcattttaaagtttatactataacataaaaaatataactttttgaCACTTACTGGGAAAAACCAaacagtgggacatttttaataacTCTATACTGTggtaaataataacaataatacagttattataaatgtattgtatttttattcatttatttatatttatacaaaacatatgAATGATCACATTATAATTAGTATAATACTTATTTATACTACATAAATGCCCAtattaaagtcatattttttgaaaaaaaatctatagAATAATCCGTGAAGATTAGGATCCATCGTCAATTTTtgatatccatccatctatcctttTATCCATCTATCTAGTTCAAGTCAACGCTATTTCCCTTGGTCATTGCACAGTTGTTGTAAGCGGGGATGTGAGTGTGCGTGCATGTTTGTGCGTGCGTGCTTGAAAGAGATAGCCGTTCCTCCAGGTCTCCTCATTATTTAAGGGTTTTTGACACCATACAATTTTGCAATGTGCGCTCGGCTCGGAGAAAATAATCACGGAGTCAAGGTAAACGATTTGGGCTCCAATCCTGATTGTGATAATTGTCACAAACCCCCTCGAATCAAGCAACCGCAGTCAATGGTCGTTAATGTGAAATTAGTGGCTCTTGATAACTTGCAGGCCACATCAATTCCGCAGTCATCAGAGCTAATGAAAATAAGGGGGGAGAGAATGTGCGCGGTATTAGAGGCCTATTCTGATGCCCGCGCAAAACTCCATATGATATCGGCTAAATATGGATCCTGCCTCTTATGCTCCTCTCACTGCACATGGCAGCTCATTAACTCTTCTTCTCCTGACCAGAGTTCACCTAATTGTTCAGATGTTCCCCATTTCTTTATTATGTTCTAGTGTGGCACTGGTATAGAGGAATTGATTACAACCTCAAACCTTTATCATATTGCTTTTATATCATTTTGTGTAGTTATGTTCTCTTGTCTACACCTTAACTTTTTTAAAcgtttcacaaataaaaaaacgacAAATCTTtcctgttattgttattataggCTGGGATTATTGCATCAATGCTATAGGTGAGTTTAGGTCTGcactttatttcattattcacTAAGTTTTGcatgtctttcctctgcaggctAATCAGCAGTGCACCAAGTAAAAATCGGCATATCATTACTACTTGAGATGACCGTTATTGTCAGATGGCAGAAAATGCCTTCATTAGCATGTGATAGACAGAAAAACCAAGAGGACAAAAATCACTAATTAGGCCCATAAATTAGATGATGGTGCTGATGAGAGCCCTTCAGGAGGGATGGCAAGACTCAGAAGCTCCTCATGATTTTACGGACTATACAGCATAACCATGCAAGGAAGAAACTGGTCAAAAGAAGGTGTATGGACACAAAGAACACAGAACAAAGCCTCGGGCACCTAAAAGCCTTTAGATTAACTCCTATAGGTCCTTTAAAGAAGAAGTAGGCTAATCCTTTACTTAAAAAACTGCCTAAAACACTGTGAAGTaaaagttctgcattcaaaatcctattaaagtatatgaagtataaaGTTATTGTTGTGCAACAAGGAACATTATTAGATTGTAAATACCAAAGATGTAATGTTTCCTTGGTAGCATGAGTATTTTTAAATCCTTAAAATCTGATTGTAACATCCCTGCACTTATAATAAGATATAAGATAAAGATTGTTCGCCCAATTTTGGGACCTGTCACTTGAATCCTTTCCGTCTATGTGAAAGTCTTTAACTGGACAATCACAAAGGGGTTAACTCAAACCGGTTCAGCCTTAAACTTGGCTCTTGGCGTGGGGAGAGAAAATAGCTGTAAAGTTATGCAGAAGTTATTCTTCATCCTTCGGGCCGTCCCTAATCCGCCAAAAACCTCATTCTTTCATCGGAGAACTGTGCCTCCTTTCTTGTTCCCCCCTCTCTATACAACATAAAGTCAGACTGCATTTAATGGTTATGTCGGGATGGGAGAGGGGCTTTCTTCTTCCCCTTTTCTCCGGAATATTGCCCTTTTCGTCGTGTGAGTCTCCCAACCCGCAGGGACCCCCATATTCTTCGCTCCGCGTCTGACTCGAATCCCAAACTAACCCTGATTTTCACCACTTTGCTGGGAATTGCAGGGAGTGATAATAGAGATTTCGCTTTCATTTTATACGCTTGACTTGGTTATTGTTGCTTTTCTCCTCTCCCGTGATTCTCCTCTTTTCCAGGGATAAGCCCTGACTTCGCCCGCTATACTGGCCGCCGAAGTGCCCCTGAGCCCCAGGATGACAATTGACGCAGATCAAGGCAGGCCTATTCTGCGCCTTTTCAAAAGCACCGACCTGAGCCGGGTTAAAATGAGGGAGTTTTAATGGGGGAAACGGACGCCTCTCAGTTTGCTTCACACAAATTAATTGCCAGAGTTGTGTGGGATGCTGATCTTgagaaaatataatacaacTAAGGCTAGGTGGCTTATTTTCCTATGTAGACCAATGTAGGCGACACAGACTAAAAGAcaccatgatgatgatgatgatgatgatgatgatggtcaAGGTTGGACACGAGGATGAAGCTGCCTATAATGGAGATGCCTAGGATGATAAGTGGGCAGTAATGGTAAGTATGATATATGTAGAAGAAGatgctgatgatgatggtgatgacaATGATATATGGTGATTGAAGTGCTGCCGTtgaagatgaggatgaggaagaatATGAAAATGGTGAGTGAGGCAAAACAGCTGATAATGATATGATGATCAATGGCGATGATGAGGAGGTTGATGCTGAAGATAAGATCTGAATATGAATCAGATTTATCGTCCAAGTATGTCAACACATACAGATAAAAGTTAATTAATAAAATAGCTAGCATGTAGGTATTGTGTTGGATAGAGAAATGTACCATTTGATTATCTGTTTGTCTATTTTTCACTCGCATGCTACGAGAAGATCAacggggagagaaaaagagtaaCACATGTATAGTTACTTGTGATTATGATGCAATAACTTCATGCTTCTCCACCATCTTTTAGAGAGAAATATGTTTCTACATTTCTTGAACGAATATAGTTACTTTTTAGATAAGCCAAAACAAGATGGTTTGCAACCTTTTTGGCTCGTGGCCCCTTACAAAAAAAGGATTGTCTGGTTGGGGCCCCttgcaatatttcaaatgtatatgaGCTGTTAGCAGTTTCACAAAAATAGATATTTCTCCTCTGAACTTTAATTTCCCCTAAAATGACTGGTCCAACTTCAAAGAGGTTCAATGTGcaatattttgatttaaaaaaatatcagaggaaaataaaacatctgcacAAACTTGAcgtttattttctttccctaTTTATCATCTCACAACTAAGTTGTTAATAATGACTTCTCCTCCAAAGATACAACATACTAATGCTTCTTTCACTTTGAAACACAACCatgttcataaaataatgcCATTTGCAATTAAACATCACACGAGGGGCTATTATCTTAAGAATGAGAATTTAAAACGTTAACTAAAGTGCAGTGGGTTTGGTATCATTGCTTTacgaaaaggaaaacaatatgaGCAACTTGAGTCTTTTTCCAGTCTACGTTCAATCTATGTccaccaaaatgtattttccacgCAATCACAAGCTCAGATTATTATTTGAACTGTCAAACAACATTATGGAAGGAACCCTGCAGAGAAATTGAAAAAGATACCTGTTTACCTTTTGCGCACTTTCAGAACAAGACTCCTCATGGAGCGGGACCTagacacaataacaaacagaCCGGATCAAGCGAAAggtaaaaggaaaatgtttaatttctctTGAGGGGATTTCATTATGTTGTTGGACTCTGTCATCCCCAATCACAGCCTCTCAGTGGCAAAAAGAAGCGCTTTTAGAGAGCATCCACTGATGGTACGCAATTGCCCAGAAGGATTACATTGCAACATGTTTCCCGGCTGCTGTCTGCAGCACTCTCGCTTAATAGTGGACCAATTTAGAAAATTGTGTCGCCCCCATTAGTCActaagacacacaaacatgggaAATAAGGGTTCAGGTTGAACAACACTGAAGTTCCCCTTAAATGAATCACCTGAATGTTTCCATCACAACTGGAGATGAGTaacaagagaaggaaggaggtgGTTTGGCCATTTTACTGGTAAATTTTCTCTACAGGTGTCACTATCTAATCTCTGCAACAGTTTGAAACATTCTGACAGCAGATATGCTCATCACCAGCACGTCACACAAGAGCGGGTTTCAGTATTTGCTGTGTCTCCCCCAATCAGGCATCTCTGCAGCACTGTGAGAAGTTAATCTTTGTTGACGGTGTGTTGTGCACTCTTCCGTAGGCCGGTTAGGTTGGGACCTCTCCTGGAAAGCCTGGTCTGTGCTCATATAGAGGGGGATAATTACCAAACACGCAGCCGACAGCAGCCACACAAAAGCTGCTTTGACTTCCTCACTGTTGGTCGCCTCGAGGGGATGGTCCCGCTCCCTGCTCACCCTGCTCACCCAGACCACTTCTCATCACTCCTGAGAGGCAGAGACGTCTTGTTCCATAACAAGACATGAAACTGACTTCTTTCAGCTCCAGTGAACTGGACATAAACCCCGACTGACAACCTCCAATGCCCAAACAGAACAGGGAGAGGACGGGTGGGCCGGGACAAGAGAGGGGTGGGGGCGGCACAGGGCGCGctaaataaagttgttattcaCTTTAATCTCACTTCTTTAGAGGAAAACCCACCAAGGcaatttaattgaaatgtaatgtgtctGGTTCCAAAgaatcaacaatgcaacatttacattttgacagttttgtAGCTCTTTAACACGTGTTtgtcatctttgtttttgtaaatgtatgatttCTCTCCACGGTCATCTCAGAGCCATCTTCCCCCTCTCAGTGCGTTACAGCATTGAAAGCACGACATGCTGTAAATGTAATGGGCCGGGAGTGATTGTTTCTGACAAGCAACAAAACACATCGTCCCTCCCCTCAAATTAGTCCCCCAGAAGGGGGTGGGGTGAGGGGTTCATGTCCCAGGAGACGCATGGACAGGACAGCATGCCAGCATATAGCATGAGCATGCCGGTGACTTTAAGCATCTAAGCTGGACCTGTCCTGGTGTTCTTCTTTCCTTGTTGCTGTAGAACAGATTTAGAGCACTTCAAAGGAGGTGACCACTGTTATCAAAGCTtaatttttatttgtatttgtttattgaatAGCTCCTTTATGTCAATTTGATGATACATATGTTGTTTAAACCAACAGAATGTTTGTTTACCTGCTTAATAGGTTGGCAACGTTTCTAACAAAAAAAGCTATTCCCTACAACTATAGATGCAGCTCATTTCTAGAATATCTTATCTTTCTGTTACGTGACATTATCAGTGACATAATCTGACTTTCTTTCAAGTTCTCTTATATTTTCAAATCGCTTAAACATTAGCACTCATTTGAATGAAGCAACCCGATTCTAGCTTCTTCCCCAAAACCCACGTAGcttaacaaacatgttttggatATAACATTCAACAAACAGGAGGATTCTTCTTCAACGCATCTTTCATTTGGAACTGCTGCCTTTTATGTCATATTACTTAGTTACTCTAACCTCTTGAAATGCGTTACCGCCCTCTGTAGTCACTAGAAATGTGCAGGATGTATCCTCTGTGCCCTGAGCGTCAAAGTGCTTACATGTGAGAGGACAGATGAACAACACATTGCGTAGGGTGCCATTAGCAATGAttgaaaaacctttttaaagagaaagtAATTGATGTCCTCAGAAAAAGTGAAAGTGTTCAGCTAAATCTTTGCCTCTTGAAATATGTTGCTACCTCTACCTTTTCAAAACGAACATGTCAAATAAAGTTTGAATAAAGAATATTGTTGACACAAAGCTCAATCAAAGTTTTGTAAAAGCAGCCGTGTTGCAGCTAGATGTTATCTAGCTATATTATTCATAGTGGGCCTGGGATGAATAGGCAGTTAGGCTGGAAAGAAAAGGCAGTTAGCTAGTCAGTTAGCAAGGGGTTAGCTTTAAAGCAAGCCCTGATTTGTGAACGAGGGAGTGGGAGGAGTGGTGGAGGGCTTGGCGTTCAGGAAAGCCTCTCCTGGGCCAGAAGAAAAGGATTTGGCCCAGATGCATGCAGCGATGTTAACTTTGAGTGGCCCCTGTGGCTCAGTACCCCCTCCTTCTTACTTCCCAAGCCCCCAGTTTGCCTTTGCATGACATCATCCCCAAACTATGCCCCCCATACCCATGTGAATCTGAGCTGTCACAATCGGCAGCCCCCCCATTAAACTGTACTGCGCCGCAAACCCATAcgtttctttttctccccccctttccctctcttctcctaCCACCAATctcctcccttcttcttcttttttaaccCCCAGAAAGGCATTGTTTGAGTCAGGGCTTGATCAAAAAACTGTTGCCCGCCAACCACAGGGCTTTCTGTAAATTCAATAAGGCCACCTTAAAGATTTTCCTAATTAATGGATGACATCTTTGGCTGGAGGAGAGGCTAGGCATTCTGCTCCAGCTCGCTCTTTGTTCGCCTCCTAATTAACTTTCCTAGGTCACTCAGGTCCCCGCAACCTGAGAGTGAAGAGCCCCCATTGAGGAGGGAGTTGTAAACTT
The sequence above is drawn from the Eleginops maclovinus isolate JMC-PN-2008 ecotype Puerto Natales chromosome 15, JC_Emac_rtc_rv5, whole genome shotgun sequence genome and encodes:
- the ostm1 gene encoding osteopetrosis-associated transmembrane protein 1: MSVRKNSSFLLFLVLISYALVSGDAVNVTASDSADTLTQSSSLNPAAAAVVLVNSPVFKKPDVDSPFSLNLLSSFPEDEEISVYCNDLLHIFGQRYVSYVNCSVNSARPVKVCQNCFSSYGSLTEIYLNISSDQMSPGNASCRESLLRSDRLMLVYLLYSNLKDIWSKSDCANCVTKGFQSLTNDTLYFMDSVNQTLTCFEKHKEGNHTELCKSCKSTYKGLNELYSRMETNKTMCIDIEDVMNVTRKLWSKSYNCSFPREETVPVIAVSSFMLFLPIIFYLSSFLHSEQKKRKLIHPKRARSYNTLMNIQDKLS